From the genome of Gracilibacillus salitolerans, one region includes:
- a CDS encoding CAP domain-containing protein yields MKRLVMIILTLFLLLFPLQSVFAATHIVQQGESLWKISLQYKIGLSEIIEVNEQIENPDLIYPKQRVTIPTKDEIKSIEHQVIQYTNQEREKNGLAALKPDWQLSRVARYKSQDMQQNNYFSHQSPTYGSPFNMMRDFGINYRSAAENIAKGQETPYQVVQAWMNSSGHRANILNDSYTHIGVGYVRSGNYWTQMFMTK; encoded by the coding sequence ATGAAACGTCTAGTGATGATAATCTTAACATTGTTTTTGCTTCTCTTTCCCCTTCAATCTGTATTCGCAGCAACACATATCGTTCAACAAGGGGAAAGTCTTTGGAAGATTTCTTTACAATATAAAATTGGATTATCTGAAATTATTGAAGTTAATGAACAAATAGAGAACCCGGATCTAATCTATCCGAAGCAGAGGGTAACAATCCCTACTAAGGATGAAATAAAATCGATTGAGCATCAAGTTATCCAATATACTAACCAAGAACGAGAAAAGAATGGCTTAGCAGCATTAAAACCAGATTGGCAATTGTCTCGTGTTGCTCGTTATAAATCACAGGATATGCAACAAAATAATTATTTCAGTCATCAAAGTCCAACGTATGGATCTCCATTTAATATGATGAGAGATTTTGGGATTAACTATCGTTCAGCAGCAGAAAATATAGCAAAAGGGCAGGAAACGCCATATCAAGTTGTACAAGCTTGGATGAATTCCAGTGGCCACAGAGCAAATATTTTAAATGACAGCTATACGCATATAGGAGTAGGCTATGTAAGATCAGGTAATTATTGGACACAAATGTTTATGACAAAATAA
- the spo0A gene encoding sporulation transcription factor Spo0A: protein MEKTKVMLVDDNQELVDLMDEYLLDQGDIEVVGKAYNGKECLDNLEELKPDVVVLDIIMPHIDGLAVLSKLKRNENTKHINVIMLTAFGQEEVTKKAVGLGASYFILKPFDLEHLAEQIRQVHGIQAAVHNDQRSSNSSQNKKFDLEANITHIIHEIGVPAHIKGYMYLREAITMVYNDIELLGSITKVLYPDIATKFNTTASRVERAIRHAIEVAWSRGNMDSISSLFGYTVSVSKAKPTNSEFIAMVADRLRLEHRAS from the coding sequence GTGGAAAAGACAAAGGTTATGTTAGTTGATGACAATCAAGAGCTTGTGGATTTAATGGATGAATACTTACTAGATCAGGGCGATATTGAGGTAGTAGGTAAGGCATATAATGGTAAGGAATGTCTGGATAATTTGGAAGAATTGAAACCGGATGTTGTGGTGTTAGATATTATCATGCCTCATATAGATGGATTAGCAGTACTTTCTAAATTAAAACGAAATGAAAACACAAAGCATATTAATGTAATTATGCTTACTGCATTCGGTCAGGAAGAAGTAACTAAAAAAGCGGTTGGTTTAGGTGCGTCCTACTTCATCTTAAAACCATTTGATTTAGAACATCTTGCAGAGCAAATAAGGCAAGTTCACGGGATTCAAGCTGCGGTACATAATGATCAGAGATCTTCTAATAGCAGTCAAAACAAAAAGTTCGATTTGGAGGCAAATATTACACACATCATACATGAAATTGGTGTGCCAGCTCACATTAAAGGTTATATGTATTTGCGTGAAGCAATTACAATGGTGTATAACGATATTGAATTATTAGGATCGATAACTAAAGTTTTGTATCCAGACATTGCAACGAAATTCAATACAACTGCATCACGAGTAGAAAGAGCTATTCGTCATGCGATTGAAGTGGCATGGAGTAGAGGTAATATGGATTCCATATCTTCTTTATTCGGGTACACAGTCAGCGTCTCAAAAGCGAAACCGACTAACTCTGAATTTATCGCAATGGTTGCAGATCGATTGAGACTAGAGCATCGCGCAAGCTAA
- the spoIVB gene encoding SpoIVB peptidase, whose protein sequence is MKNDYIRKSIGLILLVILFVLPWYSPFQIYLSIPNQIKTFSQSESVPLPTLGDNVTVSAMNGESVHYATDLMNYSIEDSGSDEVTYTLGQVPVKKVNVEVYDDFRIIPGGQSIGINLQTQGVLVVGHHLVTTDDGTKSPGEEANIQVGDSIVSINDKSISDMEEVAPIVKEAGENNKPLDVEIKRGKQTIETDLTPQYDIKEEDYRIGLYIRDSAAGIGTMTFYDPNTEKYGALGHIISDMDTRKPVEINDGSIVRSEITDIKKGENGVPGEKRADFKFNDVQLGNITKNSPFGIFGTLKELPEKGKWSEPMPIALPNEVEEGPAQILTVIDGEKVEAFDVEIVNSVEQSAPATKGLILEITDKRLLDATGGIVQGMSGSPIIQNDKIIGAVTHVFVNDPTSGYGVHIEWMLNEAGINIYKQENKKAS, encoded by the coding sequence GTGAAAAATGATTATATAAGAAAAAGTATAGGATTAATACTCCTTGTCATATTATTTGTACTCCCATGGTATTCACCATTTCAAATATACCTTTCCATCCCAAACCAGATTAAAACCTTTTCTCAGTCAGAATCGGTTCCATTACCAACATTAGGTGATAATGTCACGGTATCCGCAATGAATGGAGAATCTGTTCATTATGCTACAGATTTAATGAATTATTCAATTGAAGACAGTGGAAGTGATGAAGTCACATATACTTTAGGACAAGTGCCAGTAAAAAAAGTCAATGTCGAAGTATATGATGATTTCCGTATTATTCCTGGTGGTCAGTCGATAGGAATTAATCTGCAAACCCAAGGAGTATTAGTAGTTGGACACCATTTAGTAACAACTGATGATGGGACAAAATCTCCAGGTGAAGAGGCAAATATTCAAGTCGGAGATAGTATCGTATCGATCAATGATAAATCCATTTCAGACATGGAAGAAGTAGCACCGATAGTCAAGGAAGCCGGTGAGAATAATAAACCATTAGATGTAGAAATTAAACGTGGAAAGCAGACCATTGAAACGGATCTAACACCTCAATATGATATCAAAGAAGAGGATTACCGTATCGGATTATACATTCGTGATTCAGCTGCGGGTATCGGGACCATGACTTTTTATGATCCAAATACAGAAAAATATGGTGCGTTAGGACATATTATTTCAGACATGGACACAAGAAAGCCGGTAGAAATCAATGATGGATCCATTGTCCGTTCCGAAATAACTGATATTAAAAAAGGTGAAAATGGAGTTCCAGGTGAAAAGCGAGCAGATTTTAAATTCAATGATGTTCAATTAGGTAATATAACCAAAAATTCACCTTTCGGTATTTTTGGTACATTAAAAGAGCTACCTGAAAAAGGAAAGTGGTCAGAACCGATGCCAATAGCTTTACCAAATGAAGTAGAAGAAGGACCAGCTCAAATATTAACCGTTATAGATGGGGAAAAAGTGGAAGCATTTGATGTAGAGATTGTTAACAGTGTTGAACAATCAGCTCCTGCAACCAAAGGGTTAATATTAGAAATAACAGATAAGCGATTATTAGATGCAACTGGAGGAATAGTACAAGGAATGAGCGGTAGCCCAATTATCCAAAATGATAAAATTATTGGCGCGGTTACTCATGTTTTTGTTAATGATCCAACTAGCGGGTATGGTGTACACATCGAATGGATGTTGAATGAAGCAGGGATAAATATTTACAAGCAAGAGAATAAAAAAGCAAGTTAA
- a CDS encoding mechanosensitive ion channel family protein, with protein MNWRFWESITYEDYVNIAISIGIIFFTFILRKLFIKYIFYLFLKIAKKGKSDFLNYVLTSFEKPMRLLIIIIGVYIAIGYFPYLDQENELFGQIISVSFILVITWGLYNLSSSSSLLFMKINDSLNFEIDQILIPFLSKAVRVILIAISFSIIAQEFDYEVSGFVAGLGLGGLAFALAAQEVIKNLFGGVVIITEKPFSIGDWIQSPSIEGTVEDISFRSTIIRTFADSLITIPNATLSNEPITNWSQMGKRRIFFNLGVEYGTTKDKLEKVIEQIRSYLENNEDIHPETIFVRFSEYNDSSLDIMLYFFTNTIDWEEYLKIKEDVNFKIMEILEEENVSVAFPSRSLYLDQESHEFMKNFHKNKDPDSN; from the coding sequence TTGAATTGGAGATTCTGGGAGAGTATTACTTATGAAGATTATGTGAATATCGCCATAAGTATAGGCATTATATTCTTTACATTTATATTAAGAAAACTCTTTATTAAATATATCTTCTATTTATTTTTAAAGATAGCTAAAAAAGGAAAAAGCGACTTCTTAAATTATGTTTTAACGTCATTTGAAAAACCCATGCGTTTGTTAATTATTATTATAGGTGTGTATATTGCTATCGGTTATTTTCCATATTTAGATCAAGAAAATGAATTGTTCGGCCAGATAATTAGTGTAAGTTTCATTCTTGTCATAACATGGGGATTGTACAATTTATCCTCTAGTTCTTCACTGCTTTTTATGAAAATAAATGATAGCTTGAATTTTGAAATTGATCAAATTTTAATACCTTTTTTATCGAAAGCCGTACGCGTAATCCTAATTGCCATTAGTTTTAGTATTATTGCGCAGGAATTTGATTATGAGGTGAGTGGCTTTGTTGCTGGACTGGGTCTTGGTGGTTTAGCTTTTGCACTAGCCGCCCAGGAAGTGATTAAGAATTTATTTGGTGGAGTTGTGATTATTACGGAAAAGCCTTTCTCTATTGGTGATTGGATTCAGTCACCTAGTATTGAGGGTACAGTTGAAGATATTAGTTTTCGCAGTACGATCATTCGTACATTTGCTGATTCCCTTATTACTATTCCAAACGCCACATTATCAAATGAACCAATCACGAATTGGAGTCAAATGGGAAAGAGAAGAATATTCTTTAATTTAGGTGTGGAATATGGCACAACAAAAGACAAGCTAGAAAAAGTGATCGAACAAATTAGATCCTATCTAGAAAATAATGAAGATATTCATCCAGAAACCATATTTGTACGTTTTTCCGAGTATAATGACAGTAGCTTGGATATTATGCTTTATTTCTTTACAAACACAATTGATTGGGAAGAATATCTAAAAATAAAAGAAGATGTAAATTTTAAAATTATGGAAATATTAGAAGAGGAAAATGTTTCTGTCGCTTTCCCTTCCCGTTCGCTTTATTTAGATCAGGAAAGCCACGAATTCATGAAAAACTTCCATAAAAACAAAGATCCAGATTCTAACTAG